In Nematostella vectensis chromosome 2, jaNemVect1.1, whole genome shotgun sequence, one genomic interval encodes:
- the LOC5521105 gene encoding neurogenic locus Notch protein isoform X39 translates to MATPFLSLAVALLALGYTVVAHRECQHYKVLNTADRASTRSQGNVLKCDQKEILTKAWYRFEGAAGSAMPTSPVPINRCGTHAPGWMEGSHPTVAEGIVTRKVCYHWSGKPCHWNNAIRVRSCGGFYVYELNRPPVCHLRYCGNGVSAPSKPLECRSYKKLDTADRAAGRPRGNVLKCDQKEILTKAWYRFEGAAGSAMPTSLVPINRCGTHAPGWMEGSHPTVAEGIVTRKVCYHWSGKTCHWNNAIRVRNCGGFYVYELNRPPVCHLRYCGNAEFDVNECSKNPCKNGGVCKNEHGGYSCACKAGFTGKNCEQDVNECSVNPCKNGGVCKNEHGGYSCACKAGFTGKNCEQDVNECSVNPCKNGGVCKNEHGGYSCACKAGFTGKNCEQDVNECSVNPCKNGGVCKNEHGGYSCACKAGFTGKNCEQAPSKPRECRSYKKLDTADRAAGRPRGNVLKCDQKEILTKAWYRFEGAAGSAMPTSLVPINRCGTHAPGWMEGSHPTVAEGIVVRKVCYHWSGKTCHWNNAIRVRNCGGFYVYELNRPPVCHLRYCGNAEFDVNECSINPCKNGGVCKNEHGGYSCACKAGFTGKNCEQDVNECSVNPCKNGGVCKNEHGGYSCACKAGFTGKNCEQAPSKPRECRSYKKLDTADRAAGRPRGNVLKCDQKEILTKAWYRFEGAAGSAMPTSLVPINRCGTHAPGWMEGSHPTVAEGIVVRKVCYHWSGKTCHWNNAIRVRNCGGFYVYELNRPPVCHLRYCGNAEFDVNECSINPCKNGGVCKNEHGGYSCACKAGFTGKNCEQDVNECSVNPCKNGGVCKNEHGGYSCACKAGFTGKNCEQAPSKPLECRSYKKLDTADRAAGRPRGNVLKCDQKEILTKAWYRFEGAAGSAMPTSLVPINRCGTHAPGWMEGSHPTVAEGIVTRKVCYHWSGKTCHWNNAIRVRNCGGFYVYELNRPPVCHLRYCGNAEFETCSSKPCKNGGTCREVNGAYSCTCKSGFTGKNCEQDVNECSKNPCKNGGVCKNEHGGYSCACKVGFTGKICEQDVNECSENPCKNGGVCKNEHGGYSCACKAGFTGKNCEQDVNECSENPCKNGGVCKNEHGGYSCACKAGFTGKNCEQDVNECSKNPCQNGGVCKNEHGGYSCACKAGFTGKICEQDVNECNKNPCQNGGVCKNEHGGYSCTCKAGFTGKNCEQDVNECSKNPCKNGGVCKNEHGGYSCACKAGFTGKICEQDVNECSENPCKNGGVCKNEHGGYSCACKAGFTGKNCEQDVNECSENPCKNGGVCKNEHGGYSCACKAGFMGKNCEQDVNECSKNPCQNGGVCKNEHGGYSCACKAGFTGKNCEQDVNECSKNPCKNDGVCKNEHGGYSCACKAGFTGKNCEQDMNECSKNPCQNGGVCKNKHGGYSCACKAGFTGKNCEQDVNECSKYPCQNGGVCKNEHGGYSCACKAEFTGKNCEQDVNECSKNPCKNGGVCKNEHGGYSCTCKAGFTGKTCEQDVNECSKNPCKNGGVCKNEHGGYSCACKAEFTGKNCEQDVNECSKNPCKNGGVCKNEHGGYSCTCKAGFTGKICEQDVNECSKNPCKNGGVCKNEHGGHSCTCKAGFTGKNCEQDVNECSKNPCKNGGVCKNEHGGYSCTCKAGFTGKNCEQDVNECSTNPCQNGGVCKNEHGGYSCVCKAGFTGKNCEQDVDECAGVNPCHHGGVCSNSHGGYSCKCASGYTGKNCEQDKNECKVNPCLNNGKCINTPGSYKCNCIDEYTGKHCETEPQEPGAPKYKELGCYKDNGNDKNKPRRTIPEMIANFRPQIDWHDMSKTVNECAKHAKEKGYEIFGVQFYGECYSGPTAEIDYERDGKAERGKCWAGVGGPSTNMVYRIE, encoded by the exons ATGGCGACTCCTTTCCTATCGCTAGCAGTTGCACTGCT GGCCTTGGGTTACACGGTTGTTGCACATAGag AGTGTCAGCATTATAAAGTATTAAACACCGCCGACCGTGCGTCAACAAGGTCCCAAGGTAACGTCCTCAAATGTGATCAGAAAGAGATCCTAACCAAGGCCTGGTACCGATTTGAAGGCGCCGCCGGGTCTGCCATGCCTACATCGCCCGTCCCTATCAACAGGTGTGGTACCCACGCTCCGGGCTGGATGGAGGGATCACACCCAACAGTCGCAGAGGGTATTGTCACCCGTAAAGTCTGTTATCACTGGAGTGGTAAACCCTGCCATTGGAACAACGCTATTCGCGTCAGAAGCTGTGGGGGGTTTTACGTGTACGAGCTCAACAGACCGCCTGTTTGTCATCTTCGTTACTGTGGCAACGGAGTATCAG cccCGTCGAAACCACTAG AATGCCGAAGCTACAAAAAGCTCGACACAGCAGACCGTGCAGCTGGGAGACCGAGGGGTAACGTCCTCAAATGTGATCAGAAAGAGATCCTAACCAAGGCCTGGTACCGATTTGAAGGCGCCGCCGGGTCTGCCATGCCTACATCGCTCGTCCCTATCAACAGATGTGGTACCCACGCTCCGGGCTGGATGGAGGGATCACACCCAACAGTTGCAGAGGGTATTGTCACCCGTAAAGTCTGTTATCACTGGAGTGGTAAAACCTGCCATTGGAACAACGCTATTCGCGTCAGAAACTGTGGGGGTTTTTACGTGTACGAGCTCAACAGACCGCCTGTCTGTCATCTTCGTTACTGTGGCAACGCGGAATTTG ATGTGAATGAATGCAGCAAAAATCCGTGCAAAAATGGCGGAGTATGCAAAAACGAACATGGTGGATACTCTTGTGCTTGCAAAGCAGGATTCACGGGCAAAAACTGTGAACAAG ATGTGAATGAATGCAGCGTAAACCCGTGCAAAAATGGCGGAGTATGCAAAAACGAACATGGTGGATACTCTTGTGCTTGCAAAGCAGGATTCACGGGCAAAAACTGTGAACAAG ATGTGAATGAATGCAGCGTAAACCCGTGCAAAAATGGCGGAGTATGCAAAAACGAACATGGTGGATACTCTTGTGCTTGCAAAGCAGGATTCACGGGCAAAAACTGTGAACAAG ATGTGAATGAATGCAGCGTAAACCCGTGCAAAAATGGCGGAGTATGCAAAAACGAACATGGTGGATACTCTTGTGCTTGCAAAGCAGGATTCACGGGCAAAAACTGTGAACAAG cccCGTCGAAACCACGAG AATGCCGAAGCTACAAAAAGCTCGACACAGCAGACCGTGCCGCTGGGAGACCGAGGGGTAACGTCCTCAAATGTGATCAGAAAGAGATCCTAACCAAGGCCTGGTACCGATTTGAAGGCGCCGCCGGGTCTGCCATGCCTACATCGCTCGTCCCTATCAACAGATGTGGTACCCACGCTCCGGGCTGGATGGAGGGATCACACCCAACAGTTGCAGAGGGTATTGTCGTCCGTAAAGTCTGTTATCACTGGAGTGGTAAAACCTGCCATTGGAACAACGCTATTCGCGTCAGAAACTGTGGGGGGTTTTACGTGTACGAGCTCAACAGACCGCCTGTCTGTCATCTTCGTTACTGTGGCAACGCGGAATTTG ATGTGAATGAATGCAGCATAAACCCGTGCAAAAATGGCGGTGTATGCAAAAACGAACATGGTGGATACTCTTGTGCTTGCAAAGCAGGATTCACGGGCAAAAACTGTGAACAAG ATGTGAATGAATGCAGCGTAAACCCGTGCAAAAATGGCGGAGTATGCAAAAACGAACATGGTGGATACTCTTGTGCTTGCAAAGCAGGATTCACGGGCAAAAACTGTGAACAAG cccCGTCGAAACCACGAG AATGCCGAAGCTACAAAAAGCTCGACACAGCAGACCGTGCCGCTGGGAGACCGAGGGGTAACGTCCTCAAATGTGATCAGAAAGAGATCCTAACCAAGGCCTGGTACCGATTTGAAGGCGCCGCCGGGTCTGCCATGCCTACATCGCTCGTCCCTATCAACAGATGTGGTACCCACGCTCCGGGCTGGATGGAGGGATCACACCCAACAGTTGCAGAGGGTATTGTCGTCCGTAAAGTCTGTTATCACTGGAGTGGTAAAACCTGCCATTGGAACAACGCTATTCGCGTCAGAAACTGTGGGGGGTTTTACGTGTACGAGCTCAACAGACCGCCTGTCTGTCATCTTCGTTACTGTGGCAACGCGGAATTTG ATGTGAATGAATGCAGCATAAACCCGTGCAAAAATGGCGGTGTATGCAAAAACGAACATGGTGGATACTCTTGTGCTTGCAAAGCAGGATTCACGGGCAAAAACTGTGAACAAG ATGTGAATGAATGCAGCGTAAACCCGTGCAAAAATGGCGGAGTATGCAAAAACGAACATGGTGGATACTCTTGTGCTTGCAAAGCAGGATTCACGGGCAAAAACTGTGAACAAG cccCGTCGAAACCACTAG AATGCCGAAGCTACAAAAAGCTCGACACAGCAGACCGTGCAGCTGGGAGACCGAGGGGTAACGTCCTCAAATGTGATCAGAAAGAGATCCTAACCAAGGCCTGGTACCGATTTGAAGGCGCCGCCGGGTCTGCCATGCCTACATCGCTCGTCCCTATCAACAGATGTGGTACCCACGCCCCGGGCTGGATGGAGGGATCACACCCAACAGTTGCAGAGGGTATTGTCACCCGTAAAGTCTGTTATCACTGGAGTGGTAAAACCTGCCATTGGAACAACGCTATTCGCGTCAGAAACTGTGGGGGGTTTTACGTGTACGAGCTCAACAGACCGCCTGTCTGTCATCTTCGTTACTGTGGCAACGCGGAATTTG aaacatgCAGTTCTAAACCGTGTAAGAATGGAGGAACTTGTCGTGAGGTCAATGGAGCATATAGTTGCACGTGCAAGAGTGGATTTACTGGGAAAAACTGCGAACAAG ATGTGAATGAATGCAGCAAAAACCCGTGCAAAAATGGCGGAGTGTGCAAAAACGAACATGGTGGATACTCTTGTGCTTGCAAAGTAGGATTTACGGGCAAAATCTGTGAACAAG ATGTGAACGAATGCAGCGAAAACCCGTGCAAAAATGGCGGAGTGTGCAAAAACGAACATGGTGGATACTCTTGTGCTTGCAAAGCAGGATTCACGGGCAAAAACTGTGAACAAG ATGTAAATGAATGCAGCGAAAACCCGTGCAAAAATGGCGGAGTATGCAAAAACGAACATGGCGGATACTCTTGCGCTTGCAAAGCAGGATTTACGGGCAAAAACTGCGAACAAG ATGTGAATGAATGCAGCAAAAATCCGTGCCAAAATGGCGGAGTATGCAAAAACGAACATGGCGGATACTCTTGCGCTTGCAAAGCAGGATTCACGGGCAAAATCTGCGAACAAG ATGTGAATGAATGCAACAAAAATCCGTGCCAAAATGGCGGAGTATGCAAAAACGAACATGGGGGATACTCTTGCACTTGCAAAGCAGGATTCACGGGCAAAAACTGCGAACAAG ATGTGAATGAATGTAGCAAAAACCCGTGCAAAAATGGCGGAGTATGCAAAAACGAACATGGTGGATACTCTTGTGCTTGCAAAGCAGGATTCACGGGCAAAATCTGCGAACAAG ATGTGAACGAATGCAGCGAAAACCCGTGCAAAAATGGCGGAGTGTGCAAAAACGAACATGGTGGATACTCTTGTGCTTGCAAAGCAGGATTCACGGGCAAAAACTGTGAACAAG ATGTGAATGAATGCAGCGAAAACCCGTGCAAAAATGGCGGAGTATGCAAAAACGAACATGGCGGATACTCTTGCGCTTGCAAAGCAGGATTTATGGGCAAAAACTGCGAACAAG ATGTGAATGAATGCAGCAAAAATCCGTGCCAAAATGGCGGAGTATGCAAAAACGAACATGGCGGATACTCTTGCGCTTGCAAAGCAGGATTCACGGGCAAAAACTGTGAACAAG ATGTGAATGAATGTAGCAAAAACCCGTGCAAAAATGACGGAGTATGCAAAAACGAACATGGCGGATACTCTTGCGCTTGCAAAGCAGGATTCACGGGCAAAAACTGCGAACAAG ATATGAATGAATGCAGCAAAAATCCGTGCCAAAATGGCGGAGTATGCAAAAACAAACATGGTGGATACTCTTGCGCTTGCAAAGCAGGATTCACGGGCAAAAACTGCGAACAAG ATGTAAATGAATGCAGCAAATATCCGTGCCAAAATGGCGGGGTATGCAAAAACGAACATGGCGGATACTCTTGCGCTTGCAAAGCAGAATTCACTGGCAAAAACTGCGAACAAG ATGTGAATGAATGCAGCAAAAACCCGTGCAAAAATGGCGGAGTATGCAAAAACGAACATGGGGGATACTCTTGCACTTGCAAAGCAGGATTCACGGGCAAAACCTGCGAACAAG ATGTGAATGAATGCAGCAAAAACCCGTGCAAAAATGGCGGAGTATGCAAAAACGAACATGGCGGATACTCTTGCGCTTGCAAAGCAGAATTCACGGGCAAAAACTGCGAACAAG ATGTGAATGAATGCAGCAAAAACCCGTGCAAAAATGGCGGAGTATGCAAAAACGAACATGGCGGATACTCTTGCACTTGCAAAGCAGGATTTACGGGCAAAATCTGTGAACAAG ATGTGAATGAATGCAGCAAAAACCCGTGCAAAAATGGCGGAGTATGCAAAAACGAACATGGTGGACACTCTTGCACCTGCAAAGCAGGATTTACGGGCAAAAACTGTGAACAAG ATGTAAATGAATGCAGCAAAAACCCGTGCAAAAATGGCGGAGTATGCAAAAACGAACATGGCGGATACTCTTGCACTTGCAAGGCGGGATTTACGGGCAAGAACTGCGAACAAG ATGTGAATGAATGCAGCACAAATCCGTGCCAAAATGGCGGAGTATGCAAAAACGAACATGGCGGATACTCTTGCGTTTGTAAGGCAGGTTTTACGGGAAAAAACTGCGAACAGG ATGTTGACGAATGTGCCGGCGTCAACCCGTGTCATCATGGCGGAGTCTGCTCTAACAGCCATGGAGGATACAGTTGTAAATGCGCGTCCGGGTACACCGGAAAGAACTGCGAACAAG ATAAAAATGAGTGTAAGGTGAATCCATGCTTGAATAATGGCAAGTGTATCAACACTCCGGGAAGCTACAAGTGCAACTGCATCGATGAGTACACCGGGAAACATTGTGAAACGG aACCTCAAGAACCGGGAGCAC CCAAGTACAAGGAGCTTGGATGCTACAAGGACAACGGCAACGACAAAAACAAGCCGAGACGAACTATCCCTGAAATGATTGCAAATTTTAGACCACAAATCGACTGGCATGACATGAGCAAGACTGTTAACGAATGTGCTAAACACGCCAAAGAAAAAGG GTACGAGATTTTCGGAGTTCAATTCTACGGTGAATGCTACAGTGGTCCTACTGCTGAGATAGACTATGAACGAGATGGCAAGGCGGAAAGGGGAAAGTGCTGGGCCGGTGTAGGGGGTCCTAGCACTAACATGGTATACAGGATTGAATAA